A stretch of Amycolatopsis balhimycina FH 1894 DNA encodes these proteins:
- the eccB gene encoding type VII secretion protein EccB, producing MWTQRDQIQAYQFLRRRLVSALVAADANHPVSPSRRLVLGTALGLAAALLVTAVFGVIGLLNPAGGKDWLAGGKVIVEEGTGARFVLGADGVLHPVLNYASARLLAGGNGDATVSVSSANLGKAGRGTPIGIPGAPDSVPARGALAAAAWTSCSRTTQDAPASEEPRTAVLLAAPASGVELPRDQGVIVRLPRGERFLLAGGRRYKLSDEAATALQFDSYPTIAVSARWIDTVPAGRDLAALPVGGAGDPGPAVGGRGTRVGEVLAVVDAMAAPGTATSYYLVRADGLEPVGQTEASLLVTTAANAAAYPGPPAPVEVRAADVAAVPKVAAPRAGGADPAAYPDRIPGKAPITGNSVALCVQGNRLLVSAEFPLPVGARAIQVATRTEARVADEVFVPPSGGAVVVESGSVTTYLVTDTGRKYPVVNAQALASLGYGGAARPPIAGSLLALVPTGPALDPATAGQPAPSGGTG from the coding sequence GTGTGGACGCAGCGGGATCAGATCCAGGCGTACCAGTTCCTCCGCCGCAGGCTCGTTTCCGCGCTCGTCGCCGCCGACGCCAACCACCCCGTCTCGCCCAGCCGCCGTCTCGTCCTGGGCACGGCGCTGGGGCTCGCGGCGGCCCTGCTCGTCACCGCCGTCTTCGGCGTCATCGGCCTGCTGAACCCTGCCGGCGGCAAGGACTGGCTGGCCGGCGGCAAGGTGATCGTCGAGGAGGGCACCGGCGCGCGGTTCGTGCTCGGCGCCGACGGCGTGCTGCACCCGGTGCTCAACTACGCGTCCGCGCGGCTGCTGGCCGGCGGCAACGGCGACGCGACCGTGTCGGTGTCCTCGGCGAACCTCGGCAAGGCGGGCCGCGGCACCCCGATCGGCATCCCCGGCGCGCCCGACTCGGTGCCCGCGCGGGGCGCGCTCGCCGCCGCCGCCTGGACGAGCTGCAGCCGCACCACCCAGGACGCCCCCGCGTCGGAGGAGCCACGCACCGCCGTGCTGCTGGCCGCGCCCGCGTCCGGCGTCGAGCTGCCACGCGACCAGGGCGTGATCGTCCGGCTGCCGCGGGGAGAGCGGTTCCTGCTCGCCGGCGGGCGGCGCTACAAGCTGAGCGACGAGGCCGCGACCGCGCTGCAGTTCGACAGCTACCCGACGATCGCGGTGTCCGCGCGGTGGATCGACACCGTCCCGGCGGGACGCGACCTCGCCGCGCTGCCGGTCGGCGGCGCCGGCGACCCGGGCCCCGCGGTGGGCGGCCGCGGCACCCGCGTCGGCGAAGTCCTCGCCGTCGTGGACGCGATGGCCGCGCCCGGCACGGCGACGTCGTACTACCTCGTCCGCGCCGACGGGCTCGAGCCGGTCGGGCAGACCGAGGCGAGCCTGCTCGTGACGACGGCGGCCAACGCCGCGGCCTACCCCGGGCCGCCCGCGCCGGTGGAGGTCCGCGCGGCGGACGTCGCCGCGGTGCCGAAGGTCGCCGCGCCGCGGGCCGGTGGCGCCGACCCGGCGGCCTACCCCGACCGCATCCCCGGCAAGGCGCCGATCACCGGGAATTCCGTGGCGCTGTGCGTTCAGGGCAACCGCTTGCTCGTTTCGGCCGAATTCCCGCTTCCCGTTGGCGCCAGGGCAATCCAGGTCGCCACCCGGACCGAAGCACGGGTGGCGGACGAGGTCTTCGTTCCCCCGTCGGGGGGAGCCGTCGTCGTCGAATCCGGCTCGGTCACGACTTACCTGGTGACCGACACCGGCCGGAAGTACCCGGTGGTGAACGCGCAGGCTTTGGCCTCGCTCGGCTACGGAGGAGCCGCCAGGCCGCCGATCGCAGGTAGTTTGCTGGCATTGGTGCCGACGGGCCCCGCGCTGGACCCGGCCACGGCCGGGCAGCCGGCTCCGTCGGGTGGAACGGGGTGA
- a CDS encoding response regulator transcription factor, with the protein MTEERSTGDAVGQGRVRVAVIEDHPLYRVSVERVLAEAGFVELGAVVDSVARFHVHRQPPGSVVLLDLGLPGVAGAAAVLEVCELGHHVLVVSAQAEPEVVLGAIAAGARGFLSKDVDADELLIAIKTVADGGAYVSAVVAGMIMKDNADRPATSAEVELSPREEQVLRLVAAGERDVDIALILGIGVRTVRGYLDRIRDKTGERRRPGLVKEAIRRGLIGGTDPRRGGRK; encoded by the coding sequence ATGACAGAAGAGCGTTCGACCGGCGACGCGGTGGGCCAGGGGCGGGTCCGCGTCGCGGTGATCGAAGACCACCCGCTGTACCGCGTCTCCGTGGAGCGGGTACTGGCCGAAGCCGGTTTCGTCGAACTCGGCGCGGTGGTCGACTCGGTCGCCCGCTTCCACGTCCACCGGCAGCCGCCGGGCAGCGTGGTCCTGCTCGACCTCGGCCTCCCGGGCGTGGCGGGCGCGGCGGCGGTGCTGGAGGTCTGCGAACTCGGCCACCACGTGCTCGTCGTCTCCGCCCAGGCGGAGCCGGAGGTCGTGCTCGGCGCGATCGCCGCGGGAGCGCGCGGGTTCCTCTCGAAGGACGTCGACGCGGACGAGCTGCTGATCGCGATCAAGACGGTCGCCGACGGCGGCGCGTACGTCTCCGCCGTCGTCGCCGGGATGATCATGAAGGACAACGCCGACCGGCCCGCCACGTCGGCCGAAGTCGAGCTGTCCCCGCGTGAAGAGCAGGTGCTGCGGCTGGTGGCGGCGGGGGAGCGCGACGTCGACATCGCGTTGATCCTCGGCATCGGCGTCCGCACCGTGCGCGGCTACCTCGACCGGATCCGCGACAAGACCGGTGAACGGCGGCGGCCGGGCCTGGTCAAGGAGGCCATCCGGCGCGGCCTGATCGGCGGCACGGACCCCCGGCGCGGCGGCCGCAAGTGA
- a CDS encoding response regulator encodes MTAARSIHVGVIEDHPLYRYALTRVLTEAPDIRLGAVADSVARFAVQDQPAGSVVVLDLKLRGVQDAAAVLEVGQMGHKVLVVSAHAEQPEVLGAMQAGAKGFLSKDVDGDELLRAIRTIADDNAYVSPTLAGMIIQDSEERHAGPKIVLSEREKQVLRLVAAGERDVDVAEILNISVRTVRSYLDRIRDKTGERRRAGFVRVAIREGLLR; translated from the coding sequence GTGACCGCCGCCCGGAGCATCCACGTCGGCGTGATCGAGGACCACCCGCTCTACCGGTACGCGCTGACCCGCGTGCTCACCGAGGCCCCGGACATCCGGCTCGGGGCGGTCGCCGACTCGGTGGCCCGGTTCGCGGTCCAGGACCAGCCGGCGGGCAGCGTCGTCGTCCTCGACCTCAAGCTGCGCGGCGTCCAGGACGCGGCCGCGGTCCTGGAAGTGGGGCAGATGGGGCACAAGGTGCTGGTGGTGTCCGCGCACGCGGAGCAGCCGGAGGTCCTCGGCGCGATGCAGGCGGGCGCGAAGGGCTTCCTGTCCAAGGACGTCGACGGCGACGAGCTCCTGCGTGCGATCCGCACGATCGCCGACGACAACGCGTACGTCTCGCCGACGCTGGCCGGGATGATCATCCAGGACAGCGAAGAGCGGCACGCGGGGCCGAAAATCGTGTTGTCGGAACGGGAAAAGCAGGTGCTGCGGCTGGTGGCGGCGGGGGAGCGGGACGTCGACGTCGCCGAGATCCTCAACATCAGCGTCCGCACGGTCCGGTCCTACCTGGACCGTATCCGCGACAAGACCGGCGAGCGCCGCCGCGCGGGGTTCGTCCGCGTCGCGATCCGCGAAGGCCTGCTCCGCTAG
- a CDS encoding carbon-nitrogen hydrolase family protein, translated as MARIALCQVSSGDDPEANLKLVRSGVEAAVAGGARIVVFPEATMARFGRPLEPVAESLDGPWASAVAAVAAEHGVLVVAGMFTPADEGRVRNTLLVTGAGHHLGYDKIHLYDAFGFAESDTVAPGTAPVTFEHDGIVYGVATCYDVRFPELFRALADDGADVVLLPASWGAGTGKREQWEVLVRARALDSGCWVLACGQANPAATGVEVNPKAPTGIGYSLAADGFGRVPAAAGAEPEMLLIDVDPAVSAQARTATGALANRRL; from the coding sequence GTGGCGCGAATCGCGTTGTGCCAGGTCAGCTCGGGTGACGATCCGGAGGCGAACCTGAAACTGGTTCGCTCCGGGGTGGAAGCCGCGGTGGCGGGCGGCGCGCGGATCGTCGTGTTCCCCGAGGCGACGATGGCGCGCTTCGGGCGTCCGCTGGAGCCGGTCGCGGAGTCCCTCGACGGGCCGTGGGCGTCGGCGGTGGCCGCGGTCGCCGCGGAGCACGGCGTGCTGGTCGTGGCCGGCATGTTCACCCCCGCGGACGAGGGCCGCGTGCGCAACACGCTGCTGGTCACCGGCGCCGGGCACCACCTCGGCTACGACAAGATCCACCTCTACGACGCGTTCGGCTTCGCCGAGTCCGACACGGTCGCCCCGGGCACCGCGCCGGTGACGTTCGAGCACGACGGCATCGTGTACGGCGTCGCTACCTGCTACGACGTGCGCTTCCCGGAGCTGTTCCGCGCGCTGGCCGACGACGGTGCCGACGTCGTGCTGCTGCCGGCGTCGTGGGGTGCGGGGACGGGCAAGCGGGAGCAGTGGGAGGTCCTGGTGCGGGCCCGGGCCCTCGATTCGGGCTGCTGGGTGCTGGCCTGCGGCCAGGCCAACCCGGCGGCGACGGGCGTCGAGGTCAATCCGAAGGCCCCGACGGGAATCGGATATTCGCTGGCCGCGGACGGCTTCGGCCGCGTGCCGGCGGCGGCGGGGGCCGAGCCGGAGATGCTGCTGATCGACGTGGACCCGGCAGTGTCCGCTCAGGCCCGCACGGCCACCGGTGCCCTGGCCAACCGCCGCCTCTGA
- the hisD gene encoding histidinol dehydrogenase — protein sequence MLNRTDLRGQVPTAAELRATLPRAEYDVDAALHHVRPVVEAVRDRGVEAVLEYTEKFDKVRPGAVRVPRAELTQALERLDPAVRAALEESITRARKVHAEQRRTDVTTTVVEGGTVTEKWVPVERVGLYAPGGLAVYPSTVVMNVVPAQIAGVGSLVVCSPPQAAFDGLPHPTILAAAELLGVDEVWAAGGAQAVALMAYGGTDTDGAELAPVDTVTGPGNIYLTAAKRLLRGLIGIDAEAGPTEIAILADETADPAHVAADLISQAEHDPLAASVLVTTSAELADAVDKELVNRVAATKHSSRVAEALGGKQSGIILVSTVDDGLRVVDAYAAEHLEIQTADAHEVAARVRNAGAIFVGAYAPVSLGDYCAGSNHVLPTGGFARHSSGLSVQSFLKGIHVVDYSEEALREVAGRVVALADAEDLPAHGEAVAARFGGSV from the coding sequence ATGTTGAACCGCACCGACCTGCGCGGGCAGGTCCCGACCGCCGCCGAACTGCGCGCGACGCTCCCCCGCGCCGAATACGACGTGGACGCGGCGCTGCATCACGTGCGTCCGGTGGTCGAGGCGGTCCGCGACCGCGGTGTCGAAGCCGTCCTCGAGTACACCGAGAAGTTCGACAAGGTCCGTCCCGGCGCCGTGCGCGTCCCGCGGGCCGAACTGACGCAGGCGCTGGAGCGGCTCGACCCGGCCGTGCGCGCCGCGCTGGAGGAGTCGATCACCCGCGCCCGGAAGGTGCACGCCGAGCAGCGCCGCACCGACGTGACGACCACGGTCGTCGAAGGCGGCACGGTGACCGAGAAGTGGGTGCCGGTCGAGCGCGTCGGGCTGTACGCGCCGGGCGGGCTGGCGGTGTACCCGTCGACCGTGGTGATGAACGTCGTCCCGGCGCAGATCGCGGGCGTCGGCTCGCTGGTCGTCTGCTCGCCGCCGCAGGCCGCGTTCGACGGCCTGCCGCACCCGACCATCCTCGCCGCGGCCGAGCTGCTCGGCGTCGACGAGGTGTGGGCGGCGGGCGGCGCGCAGGCCGTCGCGCTGATGGCGTATGGCGGCACGGACACCGACGGCGCCGAGCTCGCGCCGGTCGACACCGTCACCGGGCCGGGCAACATCTACCTCACCGCGGCGAAGCGGCTGCTGCGCGGCCTGATCGGCATCGACGCCGAGGCCGGGCCCACCGAGATCGCCATCCTCGCCGACGAGACGGCCGACCCGGCGCACGTCGCCGCCGACCTGATCAGCCAGGCCGAGCACGACCCGCTCGCCGCGAGCGTCCTGGTGACGACGTCGGCCGAGCTGGCCGACGCCGTCGACAAGGAGCTGGTGAACCGCGTCGCGGCGACGAAGCACAGTTCGCGGGTCGCCGAAGCGCTGGGCGGCAAGCAGTCCGGCATCATCCTGGTGTCCACAGTGGACGACGGGCTGCGGGTCGTCGACGCCTACGCCGCCGAGCACCTGGAGATCCAGACGGCGGACGCGCACGAAGTCGCGGCCCGGGTCCGCAACGCGGGCGCGATCTTCGTCGGCGCGTACGCCCCGGTTTCGCTCGGCGACTACTGCGCCGGGTCCAACCACGTGCTGCCCACCGGCGGGTTCGCCCGCCACTCCTCGGGCCTGTCGGTGCAGAGCTTCCTCAAGGGCATCCACGTCGTGGACTACTCGGAAGAGGCGCTGCGCGAGGTCGCCGGCCGCGTCGTCGCGCTGGCCGACGCCGAGGACCTGCCCGCACACGGCGAAGCCGTCGCCGCGCGCTTCGGAGGTTCGGTCTGA
- a CDS encoding histidinol-phosphate transaminase produces the protein MTIGEEVTLDALPLRDDLRGKSPYGAPQLDVPVRLNTNENPYPPPPELVEDVAEAVRAEAAELHRYPDRDAVALRQDLADYLSVSTRVVLSEANVWAANGSNEVLQQILQAFGGPGRSALGFEPSYSMHPIIASGTRTEWVPAPRRDDFTLDTAAAASVILERRPDVVFVTSPNNPTGGSIPLSELRTVLDAATGIVVVDEAYAEFSSQPSAVELLADYPARLIVSRTMSKAFAFAGGRLGYLAAAPAVVDALQLVRLPYHLSRLTQAAARAALRHADATLDSVHKLAAERDRVVEALAGLGYDPVPSDSNFVLFGRFSDTHAAWQSYLDRGVLIRDPGIPGHLRVSIGTPEENDAFLEASKEVSR, from the coding sequence ATGACGATCGGCGAAGAGGTCACCCTGGACGCACTGCCGCTGCGGGACGACCTGCGCGGCAAGTCTCCGTACGGCGCGCCGCAGCTGGACGTCCCGGTCCGGCTCAACACCAACGAAAACCCGTACCCGCCGCCGCCCGAACTGGTCGAGGACGTCGCGGAGGCGGTCCGTGCGGAGGCCGCCGAGCTGCACCGCTACCCGGACCGCGACGCGGTGGCGTTGCGCCAGGACCTGGCCGACTACCTGAGCGTGTCGACGCGGGTGGTGCTGTCGGAGGCGAACGTCTGGGCCGCCAACGGGTCCAACGAGGTGCTGCAGCAGATCCTGCAGGCGTTCGGCGGTCCCGGGCGCAGCGCGCTCGGCTTCGAGCCGTCGTACTCGATGCACCCGATCATCGCGTCCGGCACGCGCACCGAGTGGGTCCCGGCGCCGCGCCGCGACGACTTCACGCTCGACACGGCCGCGGCGGCGTCGGTGATCCTCGAACGGCGTCCGGACGTCGTGTTCGTCACCAGCCCGAACAACCCGACCGGTGGCTCGATCCCGCTTTCCGAGCTGCGCACGGTGCTCGACGCGGCGACCGGGATCGTCGTCGTCGACGAGGCATACGCGGAGTTCTCGTCGCAGCCGAGCGCGGTCGAGCTGCTGGCGGACTACCCTGCGCGGCTGATCGTCTCGCGCACGATGAGCAAGGCGTTCGCGTTCGCGGGCGGCCGGCTCGGCTACCTGGCGGCGGCGCCGGCGGTGGTCGACGCGCTGCAGCTGGTGCGCCTGCCGTACCACCTTTCGCGGCTGACGCAGGCAGCGGCCCGGGCGGCGCTGCGGCACGCGGACGCCACTTTGGACAGCGTGCACAAGCTGGCCGCCGAACGCGACCGCGTAGTGGAGGCGTTGGCGGGCCTGGGTTACGACCCGGTACCGAGCGACTCGAACTTCGTCCTCTTCGGACGTTTTTCGGACACGCACGCTGCCTGGCAGTCCTATTTGGACCGCGGGGTGCTGATCCGCGACCCGGGCATCCCGGGTCACCTGCGCGTCAGCATCGGCACCCCGGAAGAGAACGACGCCTTCCTCGAGGCGAGTAAGGAAGTCTCGCGATGA
- the hisB gene encoding imidazoleglycerol-phosphate dehydratase HisB encodes MTRIGKVERTTKESSIFVQLDLDGTGEVEISTGVPFYDHMLTAFGVHGSLNLKVEATGDVHIDAHHTVEDTAIVLGQAIRQALGDKSGIRRFGDAWIPMDETLAHAAIDVSGRPYCVHVGEPEQFTTFTIGGNYPFVLTRHVFDSLSFHAQIALHVRVIHGRDPHHIAEAEYKAVARALRAATEPDPRAAGIPSTKGVL; translated from the coding sequence ATGACCCGCATCGGCAAGGTCGAACGGACCACCAAGGAGTCCTCGATCTTCGTCCAGCTGGACCTCGACGGTACGGGCGAGGTCGAGATCTCGACCGGCGTGCCGTTCTACGACCACATGCTGACGGCGTTCGGCGTGCACGGCTCGCTGAACCTGAAGGTCGAGGCCACCGGCGACGTCCACATCGACGCCCACCACACGGTGGAGGACACGGCGATCGTGCTGGGCCAGGCCATCCGCCAGGCCCTGGGCGACAAGAGCGGCATCCGCCGGTTCGGCGACGCGTGGATCCCGATGGACGAAACCCTGGCGCACGCGGCGATCGACGTGTCGGGCCGGCCGTACTGCGTGCACGTGGGCGAGCCGGAGCAGTTCACCACGTTCACGATCGGCGGCAACTACCCGTTCGTCCTGACGCGCCACGTGTTCGACTCGCTGTCGTTCCACGCGCAGATCGCGTTGCACGTAAGGGTGATCCACGGCCGCGACCCGCACCACATCGCGGAGGCGGAGTACAAGGCGGTGGCCCGGGCGCTGCGCGCGGCAACGGAGCCGGACCCCCGCGCGGCCGGCATCCCCTCGACGAAGGGCGTCCTGTGA
- a CDS encoding MMPL family transporter: MATFLYRLGRFSFRRRALVAAVWAAVLVALGLGALTLSGQLSNSVTIPGTESQRAIDLLTEKFPQANAGGATARVAIEAPAGTTVTDAKGKAAVEALVAQLKTAPKVSAVVDPFQARSISPDQRVALAQVSYGAKAYELTDGDRQALLDTANAGRAAGFNVEFGGDAVQGAPATGATEGLGVAVAAVVLVITFGSLLAAGIPLLTALIGVGTGMAGIFLASGFLELNSNTPVLALMIGLAVGIDYALFIVSRYRHELGIGRDPEEAAGRAAGTAGSAVVFAGLTVIIALAGLTVIGIPFLGQMGVAAAVTVAIAVVIALTLLPAILGFAGSRVAGDRIRLRRKPVEPTHGERWARFVARHRIPVLLVALAGLTVVALPALGMQLGLPNDSTAAPESTQHKAYEIVSRSFGEGANGPLLVVVDIGASTNRQAALGQAAADIQKLPDVAAVTPPRVNQTGDTALLTVIPKSGPSSTQTEDLVAAIRTESGVLENTTSAKLAVTGQTAANIDVSAKLSDAMLPYLALIVGLAFVLLMLVFRSVVVPLKATIGFLGSVAATFGAVVAVFQWGWLTDLLGVESTGPIMSMLPILLIGVLFGLAMDYQVFLVTRMREEHVHGAEPQEAMVTGFRHGARVVVAAALIMISVFAGFVLAESSLIQSIGFALAFGVLVDAFVVRMTLVPAVMSLLGRGAWWLPKWLDRILPDVDVEGEKLTKQLDDAPGDDGRELVGASR; encoded by the coding sequence GTGGCGACCTTCCTGTACCGGCTCGGCCGGTTTTCCTTCCGGCGGAGAGCGCTGGTCGCGGCCGTCTGGGCGGCCGTCCTGGTGGCGCTCGGGCTGGGCGCGCTGACGCTGTCGGGCCAGCTGTCGAACTCGGTGACGATCCCCGGCACCGAGTCACAGCGGGCGATCGACCTGCTCACCGAGAAGTTTCCGCAGGCCAACGCCGGTGGGGCCACCGCACGCGTGGCGATCGAGGCCCCGGCCGGGACCACCGTGACCGACGCCAAGGGCAAGGCCGCCGTCGAGGCCCTGGTCGCGCAGCTGAAGACGGCGCCGAAGGTCTCGGCCGTGGTCGACCCGTTCCAGGCGCGGTCGATCTCACCCGATCAGCGTGTCGCGCTCGCCCAGGTCAGTTACGGAGCGAAGGCGTACGAGCTCACGGACGGAGACCGCCAGGCGCTGCTGGACACCGCGAACGCCGGCCGCGCCGCCGGGTTCAACGTCGAGTTCGGCGGCGACGCCGTGCAGGGCGCGCCCGCGACCGGCGCCACCGAGGGCCTGGGTGTCGCGGTCGCCGCCGTCGTGCTGGTCATCACGTTCGGCTCACTGCTCGCGGCCGGGATTCCGCTGCTCACCGCCCTGATCGGCGTCGGCACCGGGATGGCGGGCATCTTCCTCGCCTCCGGATTCCTCGAGCTGAACTCGAACACGCCGGTCCTGGCGCTGATGATCGGCCTGGCCGTCGGCATCGACTACGCGCTGTTCATCGTGTCGCGCTACCGCCACGAGCTGGGCATCGGCCGCGATCCCGAAGAAGCCGCCGGACGCGCGGCGGGCACTGCCGGGTCCGCCGTGGTCTTCGCCGGGCTGACCGTCATCATCGCCTTGGCCGGCCTCACCGTGATCGGCATCCCGTTCCTCGGCCAGATGGGCGTCGCCGCGGCGGTGACCGTCGCGATCGCCGTGGTCATCGCGCTGACGCTGCTGCCCGCCATCCTCGGCTTCGCCGGGTCCCGGGTCGCCGGCGACCGCATCCGGCTGCGGCGCAAGCCGGTCGAACCGACGCACGGCGAGCGCTGGGCGCGGTTCGTCGCCCGCCACCGGATCCCGGTGCTGCTCGTCGCGCTGGCCGGCCTGACCGTCGTCGCGCTGCCCGCGCTCGGCATGCAGCTGGGCCTGCCCAACGACAGCACCGCCGCGCCGGAGTCGACGCAGCACAAGGCGTACGAAATCGTCAGCCGCAGCTTCGGCGAAGGCGCGAACGGGCCGCTGCTGGTCGTCGTCGACATCGGCGCGAGCACCAACCGCCAGGCCGCGCTCGGCCAGGCCGCGGCCGACATCCAGAAGCTGCCCGACGTCGCCGCCGTCACCCCGCCGCGCGTCAACCAGACCGGTGACACGGCGTTGCTCACGGTGATTCCGAAGAGCGGGCCGAGCAGCACCCAGACCGAGGACCTCGTCGCGGCGATCCGCACCGAGTCGGGTGTGCTGGAGAACACGACGAGCGCGAAGCTGGCCGTCACCGGACAGACCGCGGCGAACATCGACGTCTCCGCGAAGCTGTCGGACGCGATGCTGCCGTACCTCGCGCTGATCGTCGGGCTGGCGTTCGTGCTGCTGATGCTGGTGTTCCGCTCGGTCGTGGTGCCGCTGAAGGCGACGATCGGTTTCCTCGGCTCGGTCGCGGCGACGTTCGGCGCGGTGGTCGCGGTGTTCCAGTGGGGCTGGCTCACGGATCTCCTGGGCGTCGAGTCGACCGGGCCGATCATGAGCATGCTGCCGATCCTGCTGATCGGCGTGCTGTTCGGGCTGGCGATGGACTACCAGGTGTTCCTGGTGACGCGGATGCGTGAGGAGCACGTGCACGGCGCCGAGCCGCAGGAGGCGATGGTCACCGGCTTCCGGCACGGGGCGCGGGTCGTCGTCGCGGCGGCGCTGATCATGATCAGCGTGTTCGCCGGGTTCGTGCTCGCCGAGTCGTCGCTGATCCAGTCGATCGGCTTCGCGCTGGCGTTCGGCGTGCTGGTGGACGCGTTCGTGGTCCGCATGACGCTGGTCCCGGCGGTGATGTCCCTGCTCGGCCGCGGCGCGTGGTGGCTGCCGAAGTGGCTCGACCGCATCCTGCCGGACGTCGACGTCGAGGGCGAGAAGCTGACGAAGCAGCTCGACGACGCCCCTGGTGACGACGGCCGGGAACTGGTCGGCGCAAGCCGCTAG
- a CDS encoding TetR/AcrR family transcriptional regulator, which yields MTAGPAEDTRTRLLRTALRLFTEHGVEGTSLQMIADALGITKAAVYYHFKTKAEITEAVAEPGIRDLDELVRRAAAQRRRGAQVDLLLEGFVDLVIRHRALVALFSSDPGIARAIEKSAHGGTEDFGRVLLGILSGPDPDTTARVNALVAVTGIAMAGGSPDLAALGDDELRAELLDVGRRLLGRPRRRTPVSAF from the coding sequence ATGACCGCCGGCCCGGCCGAGGACACCCGGACCCGACTGCTGCGGACCGCGCTGCGCCTGTTCACCGAACACGGGGTCGAGGGCACTTCGCTGCAGATGATCGCCGACGCGCTGGGGATCACCAAGGCCGCCGTCTACTACCACTTCAAGACGAAGGCGGAGATCACCGAGGCGGTGGCCGAGCCGGGCATCCGTGATCTGGACGAGCTGGTGCGCCGGGCGGCGGCGCAGAGGCGGCGCGGCGCGCAGGTGGACCTGCTGCTCGAAGGGTTCGTCGACCTGGTGATCCGGCACCGCGCGCTGGTGGCGCTGTTTTCGAGCGACCCGGGCATCGCCCGCGCGATCGAGAAGTCCGCGCACGGCGGCACGGAGGACTTCGGCCGCGTACTGCTCGGCATCCTTTCCGGCCCCGACCCGGACACGACGGCCCGCGTCAACGCGCTGGTGGCCGTGACCGGCATCGCGATGGCCGGCGGCTCCCCGGACCTGGCCGCCCTCGGCGACGACGAACTCCGCGCGGAACTCCTCGACGTCGGCCGCCGCCTCCTCGGCCGCCCCCGCCGCCGAACCCCCGTGTCGGCCTTCTGA
- the soxR gene encoding redox-sensitive transcriptional activator SoxR, which produces MTRLADHLSIGQVAERSGVPHTALRFYEEKGLIGSERSAGNQRRYSRSVLRRIAFIRAAQRVGLSLEDISSALETLPVDHAPTKADWARLSRDWQHELDARIDALQRLRDRLTGCVGCGCLSLRSCALYNNDDELARFGPGASKLRPAVEGGI; this is translated from the coding sequence GTGACCAGGCTCGCTGACCATCTCAGCATCGGACAGGTGGCGGAACGCAGCGGGGTTCCGCACACGGCACTGCGGTTCTACGAGGAGAAGGGGCTGATCGGTTCGGAGCGGTCGGCGGGCAACCAGCGCCGCTATTCCCGCTCGGTGCTGCGCCGGATCGCGTTCATCCGCGCCGCGCAACGCGTCGGCCTTTCGCTCGAAGACATCAGCTCGGCGCTGGAGACGCTGCCGGTGGACCACGCCCCGACGAAAGCCGACTGGGCACGCCTGTCCCGAGACTGGCAGCACGAGCTCGACGCGCGGATCGACGCCCTGCAACGCCTCCGGGACCGGCTCACCGGCTGCGTCGGCTGCGGATGCCTTTCCCTGCGCAGCTGCGCGCTCTACAACAACGACGACGAGCTGGCCCGCTTCGGGCCGGGAGCGAGCAAACTGCGTCCCGCGGTCGAAGGCGGCATTTAA